Proteins co-encoded in one Quercus robur chromosome 8, dhQueRobu3.1, whole genome shotgun sequence genomic window:
- the LOC126694390 gene encoding receptor-like protein 7: MRYSSSIPEFSYKITFQLFPHDTHISLEMMRWLMWLSQILHLSLLLYSEVTSSSFPSSSSALLCSQDQSSALLQFKQLFTFSEDASSSCDEVGHHSYPKMESWKDATDCCSWDGVTCDSARGDVIGLDLSCSWLYGTIPSNSTLFLLSHLQHLNLALNDFNSSSISSRFGQFASLSYLNLSNSAFSGQVPYELSQLSQLASLDLSIFHLSLETSVVKRLVQNLTKLRDLHLDLSDMSSVSLTSFMNLSSSLMSLSLKSCELRGRLPDNIFRLPNLRELNLLDNSELTGDFPLSNWSNPLRFLDLSKTAFSGELPKSIGNLKFLRQLVLNGCNFTGSVPASVGNLTQLTLLDISNNHFSGEIPSSLSNLRELSRLDLSNNNLSGPIPVSLSFLKDLTLIDLRQNNFGGEIPDLFPNLTKLTDAYMSDNQLTGNFCEFQFGSSLQFLTLDNNRLYGCIPKSISNLVNISELDISSNNLSGIVNFEMFTKFKKIGTLALSHNSLSVSINKNFNHTFPALENLELASCNITHFPNFLNTSFLRLDLSDNRISGRIPKYKFGTGKYLMFLNLAYNFLSSIELLQWENLRFVDLRANLLQGQLPIPPSLVDFFSISNNSLSGEIPLGICTVSDLSILDISYNNLSGIIPRCLGNLGDSLSVIDLSMNSFQGTIPETLANCTRLNTVSFNGNQLEGLLPPSLVNCTSLEVLDLGNNKINGSFPYWLEALSELHVLVLRSNRFHGPIGIHNTSGMLFSKLQILDLSHNQFTGLLPSHYFGNMKAMMINDEGKQELEYLGENYFHDMAGSTYYKYTVGVTVKGLETPPIGIPTIFTTIDLSSNKFQGEIPEAIASLNFLRLLNLSHNSLTGSIPSLLANLSALESLDLSSNRLVGEIPMQLTSLTFLALLNLSQNHLTGLIPQGKQFATFQNDSYDDNLGLCGFPLSKQCTTDASPLTPPSIFQEDNDSMFASGFGWKAVLIGYGCGLVFGLAVGYVAFKTEKPHWLVRFVEGERNGKTRRPNNKRLGRRRS, from the exons ATGAGGTATTCATCATCAATTCCTGAGTTTTCCTATAAAATAACCTTCCAGCTCTTTCCTCACGATACTCATATCTCACTAGAAATGATGAGGTGGTTAATGTGGCTCTCTCAAATCTTGCATCTCTCTCTGCTCTTGTATTCTGAAGTTACATCATCATCTTTTCCCTCCTCTTCTTCAGCATTACTGTGCTCCCAAGACCAGAGCTCTGCGTTGCTCCAATTTAAGCAATTGTTTACTTTTTCAGAAGATGCTTCTTCCAGTTGTGATGAAGTTGGTCATCATTCTTATCCAAAGATGGAGTCTTGGAAGGATGCCACCGATTGCTGCTCATGGGATGGAGTTACTTGTGACAGTGCGAGGGGGGACGTGATTGGCCTTGACCTCAGTTGTAGCTGGCTTTATGGCACCATCCCTTCCAACAGTaccctctttcttctttctcaccTACAACATCTCAACCTCGCCTTGAATGACTTCAATTCTTCATCCATTTCATCTCGGTTTGGTCAATTTGCTAGCTTGAGTTATCTTAACCTTTCTAACTCTGCATTTTCTGGCCAAGTCCCATATGAATTATCTCAACTCTCCCAATTGGCCTCGCTAGATTTATCCATCTTTCATCTTAGTCTAGAAACCTCTGTGGTTAAAAGGCTTGTTCAGAATCTGACCAAGCTAAGAGACCTTCATCTTGATCTTAGTGACATGTCTTCTGTTTCGCTTACTTCTTTCATgaatctctcttcttctttgatgTCCCTTTCTCTCAAAAGTTGTGAATTGCGAGGGAGGTTACCGGATAACATTTTCCGACTACCAAACCTACGTGAGCTGAATCTACTTGATAATTCTGAACTCACGGGGGATTTTCCATTGTCAAATTGGAGCAATCCCCTAAGATTCTTGGATTTATCTAAGACGGCTTTTTCAGGAGAATTACCGAAATCAATTGGCAATCTAAAATTCTTGAGGCAATTGGTATTGAATGGATGCAATTTTACTGGATCAGTTCCTGCATCTGTGGGTAACCTTACACAACTCACTCTTTTAGATATATCAAATAACCATTTTAGTGGTGAGATACCATCATCACTGTCAAATCTCAGGGAGCTCTCTCGCTTGGATCTATCTAACAACAATCTCAGTG GACCAATACCCGTGTCACTTTCATTCCTAAAGGATCTCACTCTTATTGACCTCCGTCAAAACAACTTTGGAGGTGAAATTCCCGACCTTTTTCCTAATCTCACAAAACTCACGGATGCTTACATGTCTGATAACCAGCTTACTGGTAACTTTTGTGAATTCCAGTTTGGCAGTTCATTACAGTTTCTTACATTAGATAATAACAGGCTATATGGCTGTATTCCAAAGTCAATCTCCAATCTTGTGAACATTTCAGAACTTGATATTTCATCAAATAACTTGAGTGGcattgtgaattttgaaatgttcacaaagtttaaaaaaataggCACTCTTGCTCTTTCACATAATAGTCTGTCAGTAAgcatcaacaaaaattttaatcataCCTTCCCCGCACTTGAAAACTTGGAATTAGCTTCTTGCAACATCACTCATTTTCCAAATTTCCTAAATACATCATTTCTTCGGTTAGACCTCTCTGATAATAGGATCTCTGGTCGAATCCCAAAATACAAGTTCGGAACTGGGAAATATCTGATGTTCCTAAATCTTGCTTACAACTTTTTATCAAGTATAGAGCTACTTCAATGGGAGAATCTAAGGTTCGTTGACCTTCGTGCAAATCTACTACAAGGACAGCTTCCTATTCCACCATCTTTGGTGGACTTCTTTTCGATCTCAAACAATAGCTTGTCTGGGGAAATCCCTTTGGGGATTTGCACTGTAAGTGACCTTTCCATATTGGATATCTCCTATAACAACTTGAGTGGTATTATTCCACGGTGTTTAGGAAACTTGGGCGATTCTCTATCAGTGATAGATTTGAGTATGAATAGCTTCCAAGGAACCatccctgaaacacttgcaaaTTGCACAAGATTGAACACTGTCAGCTTTAATGGAAATCAATTGGAAGGGCTATTGCCACCATCTTTGGTCAACTGTACAAGTCTCGAAGTTCTAGACCTTGGAAATAACAAGATAAATGGTTCATTTCCGTATTGGCTGGAAGCACTTTCTGAGCTACATGTTCTTGTCCTAAGATCCAATAGATTTCACGGCCCCATAGGAATTCATAATACTAGTGGGATGCTTTTCTCTAAACTACAAATTCTCGATCTCTCTCACAATCAGTTTACTGGTCTTTTACCAAGTCATTATTTTGGAAACATGAAAGCCATGATGATTAATGATGAGGGTAAGCAAGAATTGGAATATTTGggtgaaaattattttcatgataTGGCGGGTTCAACTTATTATAAATATACAGTAGGGGTGACAGTGAAAGGTTTGGAGACTCCACCAATTGGAATCCCAACCATCTTCACAACCATTGATTTATCGAGTAACAAATTCCAGGGAGAGATTCCAGAGGCAATTGCAAGTCTTAACTTTCTCCGATTGCTTAATCTTTCCCATAATAGCTTAACCGGCTCTATACCATCTTTATTGGCAAATTTGTCAGCACTTGAATCATTGGACCTCTCTTCAAATAGACTTGTTGGGGAAATCCCTATGCAATTGACAAGTCTAACATTTTTGGCTTTATTAAACCTTTCACAAAATCATCTCACAGGACTCATTCCACAAGGTAAACAGTTCGCTACATTCCAAAATGACTCTTATGATGATAACTTGGGACTGTGTGGATTCCCATTGTCTAAGCAATGTACTACAGATGCATCACCACTGACACCACCATCAATATTCCAAGAAGACAATGATTCAATGTTTGCAAGTGGATTTGGTTGGAAGGCTGTGTTAATTGGCTATGGATGTGGCTTGGTGTTTGGATTAGCTGTGGGATATGTTGCTTTTAAAACAGAAAAACCTCATTGGCTTGTAAGGTTTGTTGAAGGAGAACGAAATGGAAAGACGAGAAGACCTAATAATAAAAGACTTGGGCGAAGAAGAAGTTAA